From the Gasterosteus aculeatus chromosome 13, fGasAcu3.hap1.1, whole genome shotgun sequence genome, one window contains:
- the LOC120831389 gene encoding eotaxin: MASSTAALLLLGLLCVGFASAEMVVDCCLTVAEKPLPLQILRSYTIQEAGKGCSISATGFVTKLGRTLCVSHPNNKLWVRNYIKYLDEKRAGRR; this comes from the exons ATGGCCTCCTCCACTGCGGCGCTGCTCCTGCTGGGACTCCTCTGTGTTGGCTTCGCGTCAG ctgagaTGGTGGTGGACTGCTGCCTGACGGTGGCCGAGAAGCCCTTGCCGCTCCAGATCCTTCGGAGCTACACCATCCAGGAGGCTGGGAAGGGGTGCAGCATCAGCGCCACTGG GTTCGTCACAAAGCTCGGAAGGACGCTGTGCGTCTCCCACCCCAACAATAAGTTGTGGGTGAGGAATTACATCAAATACCTGGATGAGAAAAGAGCCGGACGCCGCTGA
- the LOC120830364 gene encoding C-C motif chemokine 20, translating into MTSCGDAKLFFCILFVTYCCTVTFSQIPMDCCLRVGNNTIAKQRVVNYFLQIGGQGCAMDAMVLMTRRKKNLCVPVDEPWVKEVVKHVVALKEHCKRHQYKGRRCYNVKQK; encoded by the exons ATGACATCGTGCGGGGACGCCAAGCtcttcttctgcatcctcttCGTCACCTACTGCTGCACAG TGACGTTCTCCCAGATTCCCATGGACTGCTGCTTGAGGGTCGGAAACAATACGATCGCCAAACAACGTGTTGTCAACTACTTTCTGCAGATCGGCGGACAAGGCTGCGCGATGGACGCCATGGT CTTGATGACCAGACGTAAGAAGAATCTCTGCGTTCCCGTCGACGAGCCGTGGGTCAAAGAAGTGGTGAAGCACGTGGTCGCCCTGAAGGAACACTGCAAGAGACACCAGTACAAG GGAAGACGCTGCTACAACGTGAAGCAGAAGTGA